CGGATGATGGTAAGTGGTAAAATAAGCAGGGGAGCGGGTTgtcctcccccacctccctctccccagcctccctccgGTCGCAGGCCTGGCCTCCTTTTAGAGGTGAAACCTGGACAACCCTCTCCTCTGCGGGCCTGCCTGGCTCGTCCCTCCTAACAAACCCTCTCCGTCTGGGCCATACCGGAGGGATATGGACAGAGGCCCCATCCCCAGacggccccgccgccctccaCCGCCCGCTGCTCCCCGGCCGGGCCGCCCGCTCGCCCCCGCCCGCACAGGGGCGCCccaccccgccccgccccgccccgccccgccgaggCCACGCCCCTCTGCTGCCCGCGCGGTGACTCGTCCGAGCTGCCACGTCTTCCCGCCGACGTCACCCCGAGCCGGCTCCTCCCCGGCCAATCGGCAGCGCCGACCGCCACGCCGAGCCGACGGGGCCGAGGGAAAAAAGGCCGGCTGGGACGCATGCGCCGGCGCCGCCGCAGGGGCCGCCGGGAAAGCGAgtccgcgccgccgccgcccgcccgcgcctcTGGGCGGCCGCGCCCGCCGGAGGACTCGCTTTCCCGGCGTGCCTCGCCACCGCCCCCCGGCCATGTAAGCGTTGCTAGGCGAGAGACCGCCCCGTTTCCTGGTTGGGCTCTGGCAGCCATTTTGGACTGAGGAGCGAGCGCGGAGGCCGCGGAGCGGGCAGGACGCCGGCGGAGAGGCAGGCCGAGCCGGGCGAAGGCGGGAGCCGTTTGGACGCCTGCATCCGCGGAGTGCCCGCCTCGGCGGCGGGAGGTGGCCAGGCCGcgaccgcccccccccccccccccctcagaGCGTGTTCGCCGTCCTTCGGGCCGCGGGCCCCACGGACATGTCCAGCATGAATCCCGAATAGTGAGTGCGGGCCGGGGGAGGGCCTCGCCGCGGCACcgggccccgctgccccgcgcCGGGGGAGCCGCGATCGGCACAGGCCGCGGCGGCGAcggggggggaggcggggaggcCGCCGCCGGGCCTGGCGCAGGGCGGGGTGGGAGGGCCGGGCCTGAGGGCCTCCGGCGGcccgccgcctgcccccggTCACCGAGGGAGCCGTGCTCCGGAGGCCGTGCGGCGGCGGAGGGCAGGCGTTAGGCCTGCGGGTGCCGTCCCCGGGGGGTTGGGTTACGGGCACCGACGGGGCGGGCAGGGTGGGGACAGCCGCACGGCGGGCCATGAAAACTTAATGATGCCCCTGCTATAAGCCGGTGCGATGGGCCTGGGGATCCGGGTGGCTTCGGCATCCCGCCTCCCTCCCCGGGAGCGCTGGCGGCGGCGAAGTAAATATAGGCGCGGTTGACAGTGATTTTTCCGGATCTTGAAAATACGCATCGGAGCTCAGGCTCCAACAAGTGAGAGAGGGGAAGACCAGCTCTTTGTGAAAGACGATCTTCCTGGCCGGTTGCTGCTGGCAGCTTAGTAGTCAGAGGTCCACCCTTCACTTTAGCTGCAAGTCATGTGTGTGTCACATGGCTCTTGCAAAACACTTCTTGCCTATGTAGATTTTGCAACGCTGTTGACTTGATAATGAAATGCTCTTGGGGCTGTCTTGAGCTGAAATAGCGCTTCCCTAGAAAACCTGGTGATggcacaggtttttttcagagggTTGTTGTACCTCATTGTGTAAGTATGGGCTTTTTCTCTAATTGGTCTGCTCGGGAGTCAGGGTGTCTGAGCTCTCTGGTCAGTAGTTGTCTGTAACCTGGCAACTGTAAGAGCAGTGGCTTGCCCACCAGCATGTCGGGGACAGTAAACCTCGTTTTGCTCATGACTTTTTTGAGTGAATAAGAGGAGAGACTTGGGAATAgtttaaaaagcactttaaaaaaaacagctgccGCACTCTCAACATTTCAATGTTGAAGAGTGCTGTTAGGATTCTTTCACTGATGCTGGTTTTGCTGTCCCTTCAGTTTGGGTTGATGAAGCCACTCTGCCCTCTAATGTACCTGGAGTGGTTACGGTATTGAAATGCACATGTGGTGTGACATCACTGCTCAAGATACCCATTGTCTCCATTCATGGATGACACTTTTAACAACTTTTGTTCTCAAATCATACTTTTCTACACAGCTGAGGCTACTGACTTGCATGGTCATAGCTTTTGTGCTCTCTGCTTATGGCAGCATGGTTGCAAGCACTCCGGGCCCACTAAAAATCACCTGAAGAGGAAATAGGGAGTAGAAGGCAAAATAGTTGTCAGCTAGTGTGGGGGAGTTGGTGAAAACTAAGAGGTACAGCCAGGAACTCAAGTTACATCTGGGTGAGATTACATAACAAGCTTGCTTctgtggctttaaaaaaaacccaccaaaacagcagctggagggaggtAGTGGGTGAAAGACCAACAAATTGTTGATGCCTCGGTGGTCTTAATGACTCTCAGAGTTAAACTCAAATTTACCTTGCAGACTGGTGGTTTTTGTAGTGAAAAACTGCCTGCAAAGGGTTAGGCCACTAACACTGTGCAGAAACAGGTTGAAGGGGGCTTTTTCCATAGatgtgttttctgccttttctgaagCCTCTCAGCTTTCTAGACTCTGATGTGGAGAATAGTTCCCTGCAATGAGATACTGAATGCTGCTGTGAAGATGGGGAAAATGTTTTGAGGGAGACTCATTCTCAGTGAAGAATGCTTGTTCCTGCTGGTGATGAGAGCTGAgttcatgaaaatgaaacaaagaggaaaagctgtatttcaagaTTAATTTGTAGTATTAAATTGTCACTTCCTGACAGGGTTGTGTCTGCAGGATGAGGCTAGGGGATGGGAAGGGTGTGGTGAGATGGACAGAAAATATCTGTCACTGTAATATGTATACTTGGATCAATGTTAAACCAGGAATAAGACCTAGGGGATTATGACATTATTCCTTCTAGTTACCTGTAGCACATACAGGTACAGATGTCCATTTGTCCATTTAGAAGTGTCTTGCCTATACTGTAATGCATTCTCACTTCCTTATCAGAGCTTCAGATCAGGCTGTAGCCCCAAATCCTCTCTCCTGGGCGTTCCAGAACTCTCTGAGGTCAGTGGGATAGCTAGTTAAAGTTTATTAATACAAAGACCTGCCTCCTTCAATTTTCCTATTAAAGTTAGAGGGTTAGAAGCTGCTGGTGCAAGGGTTTGAAGGGGGGATTTGTGTGCTTCTGAGAGCTTGCTTGAAACTTCAGAGCCGTGGGACATGCTAGTGGACCAGTTAGTGTGCTTTGTCATTTGAGTGAAGGAGCTGAAGAGGGATGGATGAGATATTAGTGATAGTGTTTGGGAGCTAAATTCTCAAAACACCTGCCCACCTAGCACTGGGATGTATTCCTTCTGTGTTCCTCCCTTCCCTTAGGGTGTTTAAGTGAGCAAAATGTCAATATTGACTCTGTTGTGACTAGATCACGTCAGGTTAGGCATTTCCTACCCCTTTTGCAGCTTGCATGTAGTAGGCTGACTAGCATAAACACACTGCTGGGTGAGCTATCTAACAGCCAGGTGGTATCAGGAATTAATTTGATCAATGCTCTGTAGTGTCTGGATCTTGTTCTAGTTACATTCTTCCAGGGGAGATGAGGAAATGAAGTGCTTTTTGGAGTAAACCTGGGTTTTTTGCATTCTTCAGAAGTGTTAGAGAATACCTGTCTGGGGGTTTTCAGTCTTGTGTGATGGTGTTCAGTAGACGACAATCGAGTGACAGCTTCTGGGTTGCTGGAATCATCTGAAATCGTTTGTGTTCTAACCTTTCTAAACAGCAAAGTGACATTATGTCTTCTGGATTCTGTTTACTTATAGAAGCAGTGTGTAATCAGAGTGACAGTCGTGCTCCTCTTCAAAATTTCTTGGGTGGTAGAACACAGACTGGGGATTTGAGGCTGCTCTGAGTACCTGTTTACAGTAAACTTGCAGCTGACATCAGTGATTAAAGCTAATTCCAGCAGTTCCTTGTTGGAGAGGGATGACTACTTAGTCTTGTCTGTTTTGGCATAAAACCTtcctggcatttaaaaaaaaaaaaccaacccacatGCATACCTGTATAAACACCAGTATCTTAGAGGCCCACAGGTCTCTTGTTCCACATGGCTTTGGCCGGGTCTGTCCTCAACTCGACTTCCTGGTCTTCTGCTGAACTTGCTGCCCATTGCATCGAAGATGCATGTCACAGGAGGATGCTGCTCTCTGCTCAAAAATTTCAGGGTCGTTTTGGAGGTGCGTTCTTTTGCAAGATGCAATCAGCTTAGCGTATCTCTCCTTTATCTCTTTGGCAAGAGGAAGTTACCATATCCTCTTCCTGATGGGGAGGAGTTGAAAGCCTCGCTCCTACTGACAGTACCTACCTGCCTTGCTGCGCATGTTCTTCCAGTGTGTGCTCTCTTACGGGTGCTAAGTATGACTTGCTTACATAAATGGTGAGAAATAGGTGAAAGATAAATCTGAATTCACACTATCTCGAAGTAGTGtggagaaggctgtgctgcatTGCTCAGCCTGCTTTATGAGGGCTCCCTAAACTGGAAGAGCTGATGAGTTAAGTCTTCAGGTTTAAAGAGCAAAATTTGGTGCCTTCAGAAATGGTTGTGTGGCTTTTCAGGAGCAAATACCAAAATTCACCTGTGTGGCTTGTTGGACACATTGCTACAGCTGAACCCATTAATACAAATATTCTATCAGTGTAGTTCAGGCTAGAAATAGATTTATGCAAATTTTTATAgcttgtttacatttttatttgatttaaacTGTTGCTGGACCCTGAGACCCATGTCTAGCATCACACGATGTGTAACAGACTGCTCATTTGGTTCTTGAGGCCCCTGTATAGGCACCTGCTGTATCTTAAAGGGTCCTAAAGCAACTGTCCGTGGAAAGGAAGGCACTGTATCATTGGAATATGgaatgattttaattttttaaaacccaaATAGCAAGGTTCTACTTAAATGATCTCTGAATTGATGCAGGTCTAAGCGTCAGTCTTGCTTATCTGCAAAACTAGGTTTTTGTGACACAACACCCATTTCTTAGGTCAGAGACAGAGCTAACTCAGTAAAGGCCCTTTCTACCCATGCTGCAGCCTGACTGGTGCTGGCCCAGGTTTTAGTGGTGGTGAGGCAGGTGGCTTAAGTCATCGTATGAGCCTGTGGTTGTCACTTGCTTCTGGAAATACTGAAGCCCCAAGTGAGGGAAGGTCTTAATAGTGAAGATGTTAAACCAGTATTTAAAGCTTCTGGGTTCTTGTTGTGTTAACGGTAGCACTGTGCATAAACCAGTATTGTTCTTGCTTCCTTCTGAACAGTGAAGGACCTGAATGCCCCTTGGAAGCAAGGGGAGGCTCTGAAGTGAATCTTTCAGACTCATAGCTGAACCCTTACCTATACCAAGAaggaattcatttttttcccactaatTTTAGTGAAGACAACATAGCGGTAATATTCATGTGTTACCATTCTTAAGGGAATTATAACATACTGCAAGCTCTAATACTTTCAAGTGTATTAGTGCTTACTGTAATAATTTAACTTAAGGATTGCtgaaaattctggttttgcagaGAACTGAACAACCAAAACTTTCTGCTGAAGTAGGAAGGAGCTGTTTGAAGGCTTAGGCAATTGTGGCTTCATTTTATGCATAATCCTGTGCAAGAAAGCATAGGTTTAACAGTGGACAATGTCTCAGAGCTGTTGTACTTTACCTTGGTCTCCAGGTTAGATactttctctgctgttcttgAGGAGCTAAATTATTAGTGGGGGTAAGAAGTTTTAAATGCCTCTTGCTACAGTTGCTATGGGGTAGCCCCTTGCCTCAGTTCCTGGGTGATGTTGGTGGTTGAGAGGTAGCAGAGCGTGGTAGCTGAGGGTAACACTGGTCAATAAGGATCACTGAAGTGGGACTCTAGgcttaaagcattttttttttgtgacaaagCACAACTGTGCATTGTCAACCACTAGCTTGTCAGTGTGGCTGTGGTGGAGTTTCTGCAAGTGGAGACCCAGGAAACACAAAACTGTCCTTTTGAAGCACCCTGGGAGGCAGTGCTCAGGACTCCAGGCTGTGAGGTGGGACTTTGGTGTCACCTTATGGGCAGGCCCAAGCttcaagaaacatttattttgtccGTGATCACCAGTGTAAAGAGTACAAGTGGTAATAATGCTTCTGGTCAGTGATAATGCTTCAGCTATCTTGAAGCTGTAAGATATGTGGGTGGTGATGTAATGTAACTTATCTCCTCTGAACAGTTTGGGTTAATAACTGTCATTATACTAAAACCATCTTGCCTTGTATTAGTACATGACTTGACAGATGGAGTAGTGAGCTCTGTGACCGTAAACTGCTAGATATCCtttgactttgattttttttttttttaaataccttgaGTGCTTTTAGCTTTACACTGTGGGGGAAGGTTGCATTTTCAAGGATCAGCTTATTAGTTGCTACACATTTACCACTTCTGACTTCTCTCTAGCCTTGAGAGAAGTGCTGTGGAAGCTGTTGAAGGTTTCAGTTGAGCGTGTTCTTGCAGCCTGGGACCAGCCAAGATGACAGGCACCTGAGTGCTTGAGCAGAGGAGTGGTGAAAAGCTGAGCAGTTGACCGGCTGCTTGGCTGTTACCAGCTAGGGATGGATGCAAATTCCTGGCTGGATTCCTGCCAGCCAGAGTCAGTGGCCATGTTGGGGGATAATAGGTGGGGAGAGTTGACTTCAGGCATTTGCATACACTTTACCTTCTCAGTTTGGTTAAGTGGGCATAGAAATATCTGTTGTAAACTCTTGTGGTTAATTTAAAACAGGACTTAATCCTGGACACTACAGGGCTGAAGAGTTGTAAACCTGGAAGGGGTTAGCCTAGTACttacaaagcaaaataacttttgtAAGTGGTGATgtgttgctttttctctgctACTGGATCTCCAGTATTAAACTGCCCCGTTAGGCTTATGACTAACACAAAATCTAATCTTTTGCCAACAATGAAATCTTCACTGCTCTTTGAAGTCTAAGACTAGGCTGGTCATTGATGATACTGTGCTTGTTCCCTCAATGTTGGGAGGACTCAacattaagcaaaaaaaaaaaagaattgtcaCCTCTTCCAGTGTGACTTGAGAATTACTAATATCACACCTGACATCCTCTAGACAATGAATGTATCCTGGTCTGGCAATGGctttagctttattttaattcctgAAAGAAAAGTGGAGTATGTGGTGACTGTCAGCTGTTGATAGTCTATCGTGGAAGGTGGATGTTCATTTTGCTTTAGCAAACCGCTAAACTTAATGTTCATAGTTTGTTATGTGTAAATTGCATATTGTGCTGTTGGATTCTGCTGGAACTTAAATTTGGGTAACTTAAACTGAGGAAAGAACTGGTTGCTTTTGGCCAGCTACATGGTGTTTGTGAAGCTGGGCAGTGGAACCAAGCCTTTGACTTCAAAGAAGACGCAAAGATAATGGCTGTGGTGGACAGCAGGCTATTACTACCACCTGTGTGTTACTTCAGTCACTCAACCAACCAATGAGGCTTGCACTTAATTGCAAGGCATGATTTTAATCTTAGCTAGACCGCAAAGGGCTGAAGTAGGACTGTGGTAGTCTTGGTGATAGTCACACTAATATCCCCAGAGCAACTTTGTAGGAAAGCACAGTTCTACACAAAAATGCTGTGTTCAGAGCATCTACCTCACACTTCTCTTATGTAGTAAGGGAATGAAGTAAATGGTGAGAGTGTCTAAACTGGATAGAGAAGCTTGGAGTTGTAGGTGACTTCCCTAGTAGTGAATTAACTTACCCTTCTCAAACATCATAACATACTAGCTATAAGGAACTTGGTTCTCTATAGTGTTTTTCATTaagtgactttattttttttttttctttctgcagtgacTATTTATTCAAGCTACTTCTGATTGGAGACTCCGGTGTTGGGAAATCTTGCCTTCTACTTAGGTTTGCGGTAAGTGATCACGGCTGAAAACTTTATGTAAAAAACCTAACAGGTACTTAGCAAGAACTTCTCTGCTACAACTGCTTGAAAGGACTGATGCCTGTCGGGTCTGGTATGCCAAGGAATAAATTAAAGTATTGCAAAACCCTCCtgtcttctgcatttgtttctaGCTGATTTATTTGagtaatacagaaagaaataatatcaAGAATATCTCCAGTTAGGTTTAATTCTCATTTTCCTGTTACTTTAGAACGAGATATCTTAATTTAACTTCCATCATTACACTAGTGGTAGAACACTGAAGATGTGAGAACATATTTGAATTCTGGCGTGCATGCCTTCAGGCATGAAGAATACAGATGTGTCAGGGCAAGACCTTGGTCAGTTACTACTTGATCTGAATATTTGCAGCCAGATTAAGTTTGATGTCGCCATTGAAAAGGCCTACCAATTGCTTAGCCAGAGGGAgaagtaatttaaataataGTCTAGGAATAATAAGGCCTTATGCTTCCTTTAGTGAGTGAGTGtataataaatgttaaaattgcTGGTGCGCTGCTGTGGCTGAAATTTGATGCAAGAAGCTCTAGTTTTCCTGTCAACAGGAAAACTTAAATGGGTTTGACAGCTCCGAGTAGAAAAAGCTGGAGTCCAGTGAACTCCTTATCTACAGCTGTGCCAAAGTCCAGCTTTATGTTGCcgtgggaggagaggaaggaagggagagtaTGGGGCATTAGTTTAGAAACTAGAGTTTGATATGACTGCAAGATGATGGCAGCAGTTTCACAGCCTGAACAGTTGCTCTAGGCACCTCTGGGAAGAGCCGGTTGCGTTTCATGTTATTAATATGAAATTGTGGTCTGGTGTGTACAAAGAGCATCGCCCAAGTTAAAACTATGGCAGCCGCCATTTGTGCAGTACTGGGACAGGGAGATGCTAAAACCAGTATGAGCACTAGAAAGATGTAACCTGCTCTGCTCACAGAACTGGGGGCAGTGGGTTGGAAGTGACACCAAGGCTGGAGCAGTACTCCCAGATCGGTCTCGCCTGCTTCTCTTGCAGATACTTTTGAATTAATATTGGTTTCATGTGAATAATCCAACTTCTCTTTTTTGATAGCCAGCTTAAGTTTGTGCTCAGTTATCTGGTGTTTCTTCAACTAAGTTGCTTTTTCCCTTAAAAGTTTGACTTTCTAACTAAGCTTTTTTACCCTGACATAAGGAATTACCACAGCATTTGCTGACCTATGTTCTTCCTGCTGTAGGTTAAATGGCATCAGGCTTTTCAAAAGTACCCTTTTGAATATTGAAATGTTAAGGAAATAAATGTCACTTTAAAAGGCTTAATGCTTTATTCTTACTTGCATGTGTTCCCTCAGGCAGATATATTACCTAAGGCGTCTTCCATTCACAACACAAATCCCTTGCTTTTGTGATAGCTGTTGGCTGCATAGAGCCTTTATGGTATACTGTACCTGAACTTCTGTCCTACTGGTGCTTTGGGAATAGAAACTTCTTCACGCCAGCAAGCTAACGATCACGAGAAGATAGCAAAGGCTGATCCAGCGCTTCCTGTGTGCCTTAAGGCCTGCCAGAGACTCTGCAGTCGGGGTCCACGCAAGCTGCTAAACCAGTGCTGCGTTTTCCTTCCTGTATTTACACAGACTGCAGAGCAGAGGCCTTACCACAAGTACCCAAGCTGTAACTCTAAACTGCCTTAGCAACCAGCTGTGGCAGCAGAGGATCTGAAATTCAGATGTGGAGTGCCACTGAGGCACAGCCTCTCACTTCTAGGTAGCTGCTGTGTAATACTGATGAAAAAccatcaaaggaaaataaaaatcagaggcATTTTAATAACCATAATGGTTATTTTAAGTAGCTTTTTAGCCTGCCAGCATgaacagagactttttttttaaactacagttCAAAAGGACTTAACACTATTTCCAGAAATAAGTTTTATTGACTAGGTTTTGGAACATAAATCGTGTTGTGGgaggtgcttttaaaaaaagctgcagaatttttgaaaagtaaatactCAGTGACAACACCCAGCTACCTACTGCACTTTGCCAGCAATGATCAGACTGTTTTTGCCAGGGAATTAAGTACCTGTGTCTTACTGGTGCCTGCCTGTTGCATAATAAAGCAGGTGAGTGcacaagagctgcagctggctTGACTTAATGTTCGCTCTTTCTCCTAGGATGACACGTACACAGAAAGTTACATCAGCACGATTGGTGTGGACTTCAAAATCAGAACTATAGAACTAGATGGGAAAACAATCAAGCTTCAAATAGTAAGTAGTATTTCTCAACTCCTGAGTACTTTAATCTGTTGAAGCACAGAATTACATTCATAGCTGTTGGTAGTTATCTTTGTACTTTACTCACTAAAATATAAGTGTTATCTTCCCTATTACAAGAGGCTAGGCAGTTTTTACCAGATGACAAGACTTCCCATGACCTGTCCTTAAAGCAGGATGTTTATCAAGGCACTCTGCCTGAAAGAGGAAATGAcctgggaagaaaggaaagcttaaatatttaaagggtGCTATGGGCTGTGAGCTGAAGAAGGGTAGGATCCTGTGCTGGAATGCTCTACTGGTGTAGTTCTGCAGTATTTAGCAAGGATTTGTGTAAGTGTGAGCACATGACACAGTTGTCTGAGATGCCTAAATTCTGCAGCAGTTGTTACTAGCAGGCTGCACTGTCTAGTGCTGGAAACTCTGCCTTTGTTGACCTGAATGGAAAAACTGACACAAAGGCTTGTAACTGGCCTGTCTGCTGTGGCACTGGGCAGTGTTTTCTGGTTATGCTTTTGGCCTTTTGCTTGGAATAAGCAGGGGAAGAAACTTGGCAGTTCTTTCCTCTAATCTTGAAGCACTCAAGGGTGACTGGGTGTAATGAAATCTAATATCTATGCAAGGTCACACAATCCTTGTCAGCCAGTGCTTGCAGCTCGAGCAGAGGCTCTCAGGACTTGAAGGCAATGACTCAGGGATTCCAGGCTGTGTTGTGGAGCAGGAGGCCAGTTTGTGGCCAGAAGCCTAAGCCTGAGTCTGAGCCTCCAGACTCTAATGTAGCTGTCCAGAGTCCAGAGCGGGCTGTCACTACTGAAATCTGTCTGTGAGTCTGactatttttaatatgcagCTAGCCCTATTCTTGACACAGCTCCAGGGAGAGAAATGTTTGGGTGAGTGCTGTTCCTGtcctggtgggaggagaggtcAGGCACCTCATGTCCCTCCTCAGCTCTCCCAGCAGGAGAAGGGAACCATGTTTGGTTTGAGTTGCTGCACTTCATCCTCTGAAGAGGATGTTGCATTTAAATACCTTTGCTGCAGCTCCTGTCTCAGGGAAGCTGAAGCGAGCGGTCGTGTTAGAGACCCACATCTCTCTGACCTTATTCTTAACAGGTTTTCAAGCCCTGGCTCACATGTTTGTTCTTCTGACCACTGAACCGTGGCTTCTGTTTGGGTCAAAATTACTTAATGTTTTCTGCAGTGAGATCTCTTGGCTACACTTGTCTGAAACCAAACAAATGAGCACTTCTAGAAAAGCACCTACTGAAGTGTAATTCTTCTCAGTTAAAATATCTTGATCTTCTGAAACCCTATTTGATGCATACAGTTTCAGAGCCACTGCTGTAGCTGTGACTTGGATGTGCTTCTAGTTGGGTGGCCGATCAGCTGAGCTGTATTTCTGGAAGCAAACGTGTTAACCCTGGTACAGCTACACTGCAGTAACTGATCCTGTTGTTTGCCTTGTAGTGGGACACGGCGGGACAGGAGAGGTTTCGAACTATCACTTCCAGTTACTATAGAGGCGCTCATGGCATCATAGTGGTGTATGATGTTACAGATCAGGTAAGTGTTAAACTTGTGCCTGGAAAGCTCCAGGTGGAATACACTAGGCTGCCAAGTAAATAAAACTGGGAATTTAACAACTCAGTGCTTCTTAAGGAGACAGTGACCACATTCTTCAGGCTGCATTAAGGTTTATCAAGCCAAATATATGTGTGTCTGGTTTGGGgctaaacacagaaataaaaggagcaGTGGGATCTGTGGCTCTAAAGCAGTTGTATCTTAGGCTTAACCTAAAACTGGTTGGGCAGTTATTCAGCTGTTCTATGTGAATACTTCTCACTACTGCCTTTGGTAGCAGGAAGTCTGAGTTACTGATGGAAGTTGTTGAAGGATTTCTCAATGTACTTGAACTTGGGTCTACAATAAAAACTGGCATTTGAAACAAAACCGTCAGCCTGTGTGCAGGATACAAGTGAGccagtgttttctgtgaaagaatCTCTGAAGATTACTGGTGCAGTTGTCCTCTTTGAAGGGCTCTTAGGAAGTGTAGGGTTTCCTGAACTAATAGAAAAAGAACAATCATTGGGTTCAATTGTTAACTTGAATATCAGTTCAGCATGGCCCTTCTGCATTTCTGGAGTCCAGGGTTGTTCCAGCATCTCTACAACAATGTACTTTGCACCTAATGCCTGGTGCTTTGTAAACGCCTGGGATTCTTCTggtttcagctgtgttttatcTCTGctacaggaggaggaggaggaggaggaggaagaggaggaggagggagagtcCCAGATGGTCAAAGTTCTTGACTATTGAAGATACGGAGCAGGGAAAAATAATGGGGAGTTGCAGCAAGGGAGGAAGGGCTGATTGTGTAGGGCTTGGAGGAGCTCTATAGACCCTGTGTTGACTCCTGAGGCAATTGGGGGAGTACTGTAGCATTAAAGCAGAGAGTTCTCTCTCTTGTGGCTGTGAATCGCACTGATAAGTGAAGTACACCACTTCATACTCCTTCCCAGTTGTTACTGAATGGTGCTGAGCTTTCCCCTTGGCGAAGGGTCTCGCTTACAGTTCTCTTATCTCCTAGGAGTCTTTCAATAATGTAAAACAGTGGCTGCAGGAGATAGACCGTTACGCCAGTGAAAATGTCAACAAGTTGTTGGTGGGAAACAAATGTGATCTGACCACAAAGAAAGTAGTGGATTATACAACAGCGAAGGTATGTGGCTATAAATGTGTATTTGCTTGGTTGAGCACCTAGTCTGGATTGTAACGCACTTAAGTTCTAGCAGTTTAATGACCCCCTGCAGTGCCAAGTCATCATCAGACTGGAGTTTGGGAGTGGGGAGGTGGTCTAGGAACTTGTGGCTTATCCAGCAGCACACCAGGAAACAAGGTGAAGTACGAACCAGTGTATGAGCTTAACTGTTTGCTGTTTCTCGATTTGCAG
This region of Nyctibius grandis isolate bNycGra1 chromosome 1, bNycGra1.pri, whole genome shotgun sequence genomic DNA includes:
- the RAB1A gene encoding LOW QUALITY PROTEIN: ras-related protein Rab-1A (The sequence of the model RefSeq protein was modified relative to this genomic sequence to represent the inferred CDS: deleted 4 bases in 2 codons; substituted 1 base at 1 genomic stop codon), which gives rise to MRRRRRRGRRESESAPPPPARASGRPRAGGLAFPACLATAPRPCKRCXARDRPVSWLGSGSHFGLRSERGGRGAGRTPAERQAEPGEGGSRLDACIRGVPASAAGGGQADRPPPPPPQSVFAVLRAAGPTDMSSMNPEYDYLFKLLLIGDSGVGKSCLLLRFADDTYTESYISTIGVDFKIRTIELDGKTIKLQIWDTAGQERFRTITSSYYRGAHGIIVVYDVTDQESFNNVKQWLQEIDRYASENVNKLLVGNKCDLTTKKVVDYTTAKEFADSLGIPFLETSAKNATNVEQSFMTMAAEIKKRMGPGATAGGAEKSNVKIQSTPVKQSSGGCC